The genome window TGGCAACTCTTTTTTCTGGATTTGTATTTCTTTGTCCTTCATAAATCGCCTTGCTGACAAATAATGGATAAGTTAAGCGGTAAAAATCTCCCAGGCCAAAATAAGTTTGTTTGCCTCTCAGCGCATCATTTTCTGGTTCAGTAGCATCCATCCACCAAGAATCTACACCAAGTGCAAATAAATTTTTATTGAGTGCATTCCAATGTGTTTTTTGAGTTTCGGGATTAAAAATGTCTATCCACGGACTATTGGGAATGAATAAATTTTTAGCTAAATATTCCTTACCAATTTCTGATTCTTTATTCAGATTTTCCCAGACAGAAACCGAAAAATGAGCATTCAAATCATGAATTTCCTTTATGAATTTTTCTGGTTCAGGATAATGTGTTTCGTCAAATTTAGGAACTCCCCAGCCATATTTCCCCCAATACTGCCAGTCCTGTACAATTACATCTACAGGCAGACTGCGTTTCCTGAATTCTTTAATTGCAGCAACCAAATGCTCGCCAGAAGTATATCTTTCTCGGCATTGCCAGAAACCAAAAGCCCATTTTGGCAGCATAGGAACATTCCCGGTTAAATTACGGTAACCAGCAATAATTTCGTCTGTGTCTTTTCCCGAAAAAACGATATAATCAAGTGACTTCGCATTTGGCGAATTGAAAACCGTTTCGTTATTAGAAAGTTTTAAACTAAGCGACGGTGTGTTGCTCGATTTGCAGACAACTTTTACAGTATGTTCTCCTGCTTTTAACTGAACTAATCTGCTCACTGCCGGCGGCAACCATAAATTGGATTGATTGATTACATCTATATTATCAATAATAACCAAATGATTACTATCCATATCACCAAGGTCAAGCATTAGAGAATATTCGCCGTCTTTAGCCACCGAAAAACTGCCCGAATAAACAGACTGCTGTTGTGAAACCCGCTGTGTTCCTGCTGTGGTTGTTACTTCGGCTTCTCGATTTTCACTTTGGTTTATACCATTTTTAACCAAGGGAATATTTTGGTTCGTTGGATTAAAATAGGTCAGACCATATTGGTGCCATAAAAGTCCATATCCTTTATTAGATACCAAAAACGGAATGGCAATCTGTGAATTTACCTGAATTAACTTTCGGGCAGTATTTTTTAAATTATAAAAGCCATCTTGAAATTGTCCTAATCCAAACAAATACTCGTCTTGAGGAGATTCAAATCCCTGTTCGGCCACAAAACAAGTTTCTCCCATAATGGAACTGGGTTTCATTAACCTCGAATTTGCTTTCTCGGAAAGAAACACTTTACCAGATTTATCGCTATACTGAATAACAGTTGTTTTTTTATCAAATGATGCTGTTATTGCTTTTGTGCTCAACTTCAAACTCGCTGCGGTTTCTTTTAATGTAAAACCTGGAACTTTAGGCTTATTAATCAAAACAAACTCTTGGGCTTCTTT of Flavobacterium marginilacus contains these proteins:
- a CDS encoding glycoside hydrolase family 31 protein, with amino-acid sequence MQRFIYILILSFSFSISAQQYKKHILTTDRLSIELSEGILNIIPVTEKSIRVQYQIGNSKEAQEFVLINKPKVPGFTLKETAASLKLSTKAITASFDKKTTVIQYSDKSGKVFLSEKANSRLMKPSSIMGETCFVAEQGFESPQDEYLFGLGQFQDGFYNLKNTARKLIQVNSQIAIPFLVSNKGYGLLWHQYGLTYFNPTNQNIPLVKNGINQSENREAEVTTTAGTQRVSQQQSVYSGSFSVAKDGEYSLMLDLGDMDSNHLVIIDNIDVINQSNLWLPPAVSRLVQLKAGEHTVKVVCKSSNTPSLSLKLSNNETVFNSPNAKSLDYIVFSGKDTDEIIAGYRNLTGNVPMLPKWAFGFWQCRERYTSGEHLVAAIKEFRKRSLPVDVIVQDWQYWGKYGWGVPKFDETHYPEPEKFIKEIHDLNAHFSVSVWENLNKESEIGKEYLAKNLFIPNSPWIDIFNPETQKTHWNALNKNLFALGVDSWWMDATEPENDALRGKQTYFGLGDFYRLTYPLFVSKAIYEGQRNTNPEKRVAILTRSAFLGQQRYGTINWSGDIGWSWDTYKRQIEAGLNYNLTGMPYWTTDIGGFFRPGPRQYTDEKYHEILTRWFQWGAFNPIFRIHGYQTETEPWKYGEKAENNMRSMMNLRYQLLPYIYSEAWQISKNNSTLMRPLIMDFNDDPIAVSQAYEYMFGKAFLIAPVTAPDVINWDVYLPKNTAWYDFWTGKRFEGGQTVTVPAPLDKIPVFVKEGSIVPMGNVVQNTQTKQDILEVRVYTGKDAAFTFYNDEGNNYNYEKGKYIEIPMIWNEKNQSLTIGKQIGNYQDQTKVYTMNIVWMSGKQNDAAVKTIKYTGRQAVVKK